DNA from Roseimicrobium sp. ORNL1:
TAGGCGATGTCCTTCGTCGCCTTCTCGCCACCGAAGAATACCTGCTGGTGTGCATTCGTAGGCCAGGAGTCGACAATCGGACCATCCCACTCCACGGAGTCGAGAATCAAGGTGGGCTGGATGGGCTTGAAGTCATCGTCCGTCAGCTTCAACTGCCACGGCACACGGCTGCGCACATTGGTGAAGGCGTTCGGCGTACCGGAGTGGCGCGAGCGGCGGCCTTCCGGATTCGGCCCGGGGACGGAGTTGATGATGCGGATGGGATACTTGCCCGCCGTGAGATGCACGCGTGCCTCGACCGTGATGGGCTTGTCCTCGGCAGCATCGACATCCTGCTCCAACAAGGTTTTGTCGACGCTCGACATGTACACCTTGATGCGCGGCGCGCGTCCCCCTTCCGGGCGCAGGCCGCTGAGCTTCATGCGCAGGATGTATTCCCCCGTGGTCTTCACCTCCAGCGGCCAAGTGTCCGTGGTGTAGTTGTTCGGGACGATCTCAATACGCACCTGGTCCGCGATGCCGCGCGCCTTGTACTCCTCGGAAAATCCCTTCCACCGCATGTCGAAGGCACCCCAGCGAATGACATCTCGCTTCGGCTCCGGGCGGATGGATAGGGCCTCATCCAGCACCGCATCTGCCGCGGACAGATACTTTTCCACGTGCGCGGGCGAGAGCGTGAGCACCGAGCCGATGCGCTCGAAGCCATGCCAGTCCGGGTCCTCGGGCAAGCCGGTGGGTGCCTTCACATCGAAGTTCACGCCGAGCAAATCGCGCACCGTGTTCGCATACTCCACACGCGTGAGTTTGCGGAAAGCCACCCGCTCACGACCGGAGGCCTGATTCGCCGCTTCCGCTTCATGAAGCTGGCTCACGATCCACTCCGCCACCTTGGACACCTCCGCTGGCTTCGGACGGGGCTCATCATCCGGCGGCATGTCGCCGGAGTTGATGCGGTTCATGATTTCCTCCCAGTGAGCCATGGTCTTGGGCGACGTGGGATCCACCTTCAGCGTGTCGACGCGGAGTTCGCCCTTCTGCTTTTTCTCGCCGTGGCAGCTGTTGCAGTGCTCGGAGAAGAAAGGCTTCACCACCTTTTCGTAGTCTTCCGCTGCTGGGGTGCCGGGGCTTACCGCAGCGCTGAGGGACGTCGGCGCCAAACAGGGCAACATTCCGGCCGTGGCAGCGAGAGCGAGGGAAACGAATCGATGGGGTGTACGATCAGGAGCTAAAAGCATCGGAGCGGGTGACAATAAGAGGAATCCCCGCTGGTCCTTTCATGCAATGTCGGCGCAGGATTTCCTGTCGGGCCGGAAAAAAGCCCGGAAATCATACCTCCTCTGGTGGAGCCGCCCAAACGCGAGCGCCGTGACCATGAGGCTGCCGAGTACCACGACCGACCAACCCCGCCCCATCCTGTGAACCAGCACTGGAGCCGGAGCCGAAACCGGCTCAGTGACATTCTCAGACTTCGGCGTCTCTTGAGGCACATTCAGACGAGGGCTCCGGTCTCCCGGCAACAATATCTGCCAGCGAGTTCTGCCATCCGGATCTGGCGACTGGCCCGATGGCGGCACCTCCCACAGCAATGCGCCGAGCTTCGTGTCTGCATTCACATGGAGGCAGACGGCTTCGTCTGTCAGGAGCTCCAGTTCCCACCGTGCCGTGACCCAGCAATGTTCTTCCGCATCATCCTCCGGGCCTTGGACGGAAACAGGCACTGAGTTGTCGGTCCATTCGGCCTGCACGGACCATGCAGGTACGCCAAGGAGCTTGCCTCGGGTAGTGCGACCAGCCCCAGCCACGCCTCCGTTTTCACTGGAGGCGTTCTGAAGATCGAACAAGGTGACCAACGCTTCCCGCGCAGCCTCCTGGGTGGGCACCATCGGATTGCTGAGGCACTCGACAGTCGCCTGCAGCATGACCTTGCCGCCTGAAGAGGGTCTCTCCAGGCGGGCATACACGAGTCCCGTGTCGTGGGCCATCAAGGCTGCGGATTGCAGCAGCATGATGGCGACCACGGCGATGTACCACGTACCTCGCAACTTCACTGCTTCTGATTCCACCGCAGCACGCGACCGTTCTTGTTCCACTCCGTCACCAGGATGTTTCCTGCCGCATCAAAGGTGATGCCATGCGGTGAGGTGACGATGCCCTCGTGCCACTGGGCGGGCTCCACCTTGTTGGTATTAATCTCTGCGGTGGTCTCGTTGGTGCCCAAGGTGGCCACGGTGCGACCCTGCTTGTCCAGCACGCTCACGCGTCCGGCGATTTCCGCGATGCATACATACTCCCCGTGGAACGAGGCCGAAGAAGGTCGGCGCAATCCTGTGGCGTACTCGCCGATGATGTCACCTTCCAGCGTGAGGTGCAGCAGACGCAGGTTCACGCGATCGCAGCACAGGATGCGCGGCTGGTCATAGCGTGGGTCGATGAAGATTTTATGGCAGTTGTTCAGGTTATACGGGGCCACGCGACCGCCGAAGACCTTCTTGAACTTGCCTGCAGCATCGAACACGAAAATCCAGTCGAGGCCATAACCATCCACGGCGTAGATGTCGCCGTTCGGAGCCACATCCACGGACGTGAGCTTCAGCCCCTTGGGTCCACGCTTGTCCTCGGGAAAGGAGGTCGCGGGAATCTCCATGAGAATCTGGCCCTCCAGCGTCGCCTTGATGATCTTCTGTTCACCGAGCACCGCGCCATAGATGAAGTCGTGGTGGATGACGAAGCCATGCAGCGTGCGCGGCAGGTTGGGCACATTGTGGGAATAGGTGCCATCCGGGCGGTACACCTGGATGCCCGGCTTGCTGGTCGCGGCATTGCCGTCTCCATCCACACTCACATAGATGAGCCCCTTGGAATCGACGGCGATCTCACCGTGCGCGTTCCCAATGAACGGCAGGCCCGCCGGCGGCTTCAGCCAGCCAGGCGCGTAGTCATAGGCGAGACCTCCCGCCTGACAGGCCGCCACGGCCAAAAAGTTGCAAATGATAGCAATTAATACGGTGTAATACATCCAGTTGAATGCAGCAGTTTCCATGCGGCGCCACTGGGAATTCCCTCCATGGCAAATTTATCAATCCTTGGATGCGCCGATAATCCAGACCCCTGACGTTTTGATGCACTCACTCGCCATCTATTTCCGCCGGAGGAATTTCCCATCGCCGGTAGTGCGGCGGGATTTCCTTCCCCAGGATCAGCACTTCCAGCGCCTCTTCCACCGTTTTCCCGACGTAGGCCAGTTCATAGTCATCTGACAGATAGGCGTGGCCTGCCGCATCCAGCCAGAGCGAGCCCTCGCCCCAGTACCAGATCACCGCCACGGGAAGGAGATTGGGCAAACCCGAGAGCACCGCCAGGCGCTCGTGGTGCCCGTAGGACTCGTTTACATAGTATGCATTGCAGAAGAGATGCGAACCGATGGTCAGCCCTCCGAACTCCGTGAGGAACCGCGCGCCCACCGGGTGCATGGGAAAGTGGACCCGATTGAGCTCCTCCTCCGTCGCCCGACCAGCAAACCAGCCGGATTTCTCCAGCCTGTACGCAAGTTCTGGGGAGAAGCGTTGCCTCACAGATGCGACTCAACGCAAATTCAGAGCCACCAACAACAACTTTTTGCTCGGGGCGTGTATTTGCAGCACCTAGGAATCGAAGCTCTTCGCGCGCGGCTCGCGATCGATGGTGTCGGCGTCCATGGGGGACGTGACGAAGGGGCCACCTTCCAGCGGGGCGATGCCGGTGAAGGCGATCTCCGGCATTTCGCTGGGCTTGCCGGCGAGGGGGAACTCCTTGCGCAGGGGGAAGAAGGGATACCCCTCCCACATGAGGATGCGGCGGAGATCGGGATGGCCGTCGAACTTGATGCCCATCATGTCGTACACCTCGCGCTCGTGCCAGTTGGCCGTAGCCCAGATGTCCGTCACGGTGGGGACGTTCTGATCTTCAGGCAGCATCGCCTTCACACGCAGATGCGCGTAGTGAGTCATGCCGTACAGCTCATACACCATCTCGAAACGCGGCTCGGTTTCGTAATGGTCCACGCTGGAAATATCCACGAGGTAATCGAAGCCCAGTTCATCGCGGCAATAGCGCAGCAGCGGCTTCAGAGACTCCAGGGTCACGCTGACGTTGTGCTCGCCACGAAACTCCGTGGTGCCGGTGATGGCGGGTCCGAACTTCTCGGTGAGGGCCTTGACGATTTGCGCGGCGTTCATTGAAATCAAATGACGTGCTGCTGCTGCTTAGCTCAACTCCTCCACAAGTTCCTTCTTCTGATCGAGCAGGGCGGATTCGCCTTCGATCTTCTTCTGCAGACGGAAGAAACCTTCCAGAAGTGCTTCAGGACGGGGAGGGCAGCCGGAGATGTACACGTCCACCGGGATGAGGCGGTCGATGCCCTGGAGCACCGCATAGCTGCGGTACATACCACCGCTGCTGGCGCAGGCGCCCATGGCGATGCACCACTTCGGCTCAGGCATCTGGTCCCAGATGCGCTTCACGGCGAGAGCCATCTTATAAGTCACGGTGCCGGCCACGACCATCACGTCGGCTTGGCGGGGGGAGAACCGGAAGACTTCCGCGCCGAAGCGGGAGATGTCATAGCGGGAGCTGGCGGTGGCCATGAGCTCAATGGCGCAGCAGGCAAGACCCATGGGCATCGGCCAGAGGGAGTTCTTGCGCATCCAGTTGATGGCCGCATCCAGCTTGGTGATGACGACATTGCTCTCGATTTTGGAATCGTAGGCAAACGGGGTAACGATGGGCTCGGGTGCAGACATGGCGGCTCCTTGAAGATCATGGTAGTGCCTGCCCGGCGGTGGGCAACCGCTTTGTGAAATATTTCACAAGCAGCTTTCACACGGCATGGCGGAACATGAGCCGCTTTCACCCCTCCCATGAATTCTTTGCCACGCACTCGTCCCTTGCATCCACCCCCAATCCTCCTATGTTGATTGCCCTATTCTCGACATGAATCAACTCGACCAGCTCAAGCAGCACACTGTCGTTGTGGCGGACACCGGCGACTTCGAGGCCATGAAGGCCTACAAGCCCCAAGATGCCACCACGAACCCCTCCCTCATCCTGGCAGCCTCCCAGAAGGCGGAGTACAAAGCGCTGGTCGACAAGGCAGTAACTGACCACAAAGGCTCCTCCCTCAGCGGAGAGAAGCTGGTGGACTCCGTCATCGACGCCATCCTGGTGAACTTCGGGCAGGAGATTCTGAAAATCGTCCCCGGTCGCGTCTCCACGGAAGTGGACGCCCACCTGTCCTTCGACACGGAAGGCACCCTGGCAAAGGCCCGCCACATCATCGACCTGTACGAGAAGGCCGGCACCAGCCGCGAGCGCATCCTCATCAAGATCGCCTCCACCTGGGAAGGCATCAAGGCGGCAGAAATCCTTCAGAAGGAAGGCATCAACTGCAACCTCACGCTTCTTTTCTCCCTTCCCCAGGCCATTGCCTGCGCCGAAGGCGGCATCAAGCTCATCTCCCCCTTCGTGGGCCGTATCCTCGACTGGTACAAGAAGAGCACGGGCAAGGACTACACCGCCACGGAAGACCCCGGCGTGCAGTCCGTGACCGCCATTTACAACTACTACAAGCACTTCGGTTACACGACCGAGGTGATGGGCGCCAGCTTCCGCAACAAGGGTGAAATTACCGAACTGTCCGGCTGCGACCTGCTGACCATTAGCCCGGCATTGCTCGGCGAACTGGCTGCCTCGAACGACCCCATCACGCCGAAGCTCAATGCCGAGGCCGCCAAGTCCGCGAAGCTCGACAAAATCGAGCTGAACGAAAAGTCCTTCCGCTGGCTCTTCAATGAAGATCCCATGGCGGTCGACAAAACGGCTGAAGGCATCCGCAAGTTCGCCGAAGACATCGTGAAGCTGCAGAAGCAGGTCGCCGCGATGCTCTAAGCTGAGTCGAAAACGTCAGATATTTCATTCATCAAAGGGGCTGCGTCCGGTTAGGATGCGGCCCCTTTTGCTGAATATTCATTGTGAGGCTCCACCGGACGGCGCAGATGCGATAAAGCCATTGCCTTCGTCGATGAAACGGTCACAATGGAAGTTCTTCCGCATCGCCGCTCCATGTCTGATTCCCCCGAATCCCCGCCACCGCTCGACTTGTCCGATCTTCGCCTCATGCCCAAGTGGGTATCTGAGTTTGGAAAATCATCGCCTTCACCGGCGGCAGACTATCCCGAAGAGGACACCCGGAGCCGTGATCGGCGCGACGGGAGAGGTCCGAGAGATCAACAGCGACGCAGCTTCGGCGGCGGCAGTGGAGGTGGTGGTGGCACAGGCGGACCGCCCCGTGGTGACCGCAGACCTTTCGATAAACCCCGTGGCCCCGGAGACCAGAATCGTGGTCCCCGCCCGCCCGGTGCTGGTGATCGTCGTGATGACCGCCGCGGAGGCGGTGGTGGTGCAGGTGGCGGCGGAGGCTATCGCCAGGATCGTGGCCCTCGTCCGCAGGGACGCGGTGGTCGCGATGACCGAGACCGCCGTGGTGGCGGCGGCGGCTACGGTGACAGGCCGCGCTTTGAGCAGGCTCCCCCTCCCGTAACAGGACTCAATGTGCAGGTGGAACCCGAAGCCAAGGCCACCGAGGC
Protein-coding regions in this window:
- the tal gene encoding transaldolase; this translates as MNQLDQLKQHTVVVADTGDFEAMKAYKPQDATTNPSLILAASQKAEYKALVDKAVTDHKGSSLSGEKLVDSVIDAILVNFGQEILKIVPGRVSTEVDAHLSFDTEGTLAKARHIIDLYEKAGTSRERILIKIASTWEGIKAAEILQKEGINCNLTLLFSLPQAIACAEGGIKLISPFVGRILDWYKKSTGKDYTATEDPGVQSVTAIYNYYKHFGYTTEVMGASFRNKGEITELSGCDLLTISPALLGELAASNDPITPKLNAEAAKSAKLDKIELNEKSFRWLFNEDPMAVDKTAEGIRKFAEDIVKLQKQVAAML
- a CDS encoding SUKH-3 domain-containing protein, yielding MRQRFSPELAYRLEKSGWFAGRATEEELNRVHFPMHPVGARFLTEFGGLTIGSHLFCNAYYVNESYGHHERLAVLSGLPNLLPVAVIWYWGEGSLWLDAAGHAYLSDDYELAYVGKTVEEALEVLILGKEIPPHYRRWEIPPAEIDGE
- the nuoB gene encoding NADH-quinone oxidoreductase subunit NuoB, with translation MSAPEPIVTPFAYDSKIESNVVITKLDAAINWMRKNSLWPMPMGLACCAIELMATASSRYDISRFGAEVFRFSPRQADVMVVAGTVTYKMALAVKRIWDQMPEPKWCIAMGACASSGGMYRSYAVLQGIDRLIPVDVYISGCPPRPEALLEGFFRLQKKIEGESALLDQKKELVEELS
- a CDS encoding NADH-quinone oxidoreductase subunit C → MNAAQIVKALTEKFGPAITGTTEFRGEHNVSVTLESLKPLLRYCRDELGFDYLVDISSVDHYETEPRFEMVYELYGMTHYAHLRVKAMLPEDQNVPTVTDIWATANWHEREVYDMMGIKFDGHPDLRRILMWEGYPFFPLRKEFPLAGKPSEMPEIAFTGIAPLEGGPFVTSPMDADTIDREPRAKSFDS